The following proteins are encoded in a genomic region of Pelodictyon phaeoclathratiforme BU-1:
- the ahcY gene encoding adenosylhomocysteinase, with translation MTTLTEVLDYKVADLSLAEWGRKEIDVAEKEMPGLMATRRKYAGQYPLKGARIAGSLHMTIQTAVLIETLVELGAEVRWASCNIFSTQDHAAAAIAKSGVPVFAWKGETLEEYWWCTRQILEFEGGKGPNLIVDDGGDATLMIILGYKIENNPELLEKAPANLEEKALYQQFREVFAEDSQRWHKVAAEMKGVSEETTTGVHRLYQMMEKGELLFPAINVNDSVTKSKFDNLYGCRESLADGIKRATDVMVAGKVVVVLGYGDVGKGSARSMRAYGARVIVTEIDPICALQAAMEGYEVSTMDEAVKEGNIFVTTTGNKDVITLEHMKQMKDEAIVCNIGHFDNEIQVEQLYAYAGATRLNIKPQVDKYTFENGNCIYLLAEGRLVNLGCATGHPSFVMSNSFTNQTLAQIELWTKDYAVGVYRLPKELDEEVARLHLEQLGVKLTRLSDEQAAYIGVPLDGPYKPEHYRY, from the coding sequence ATGACAACACTCACAGAAGTGCTTGATTATAAAGTGGCGGATCTCTCCCTTGCAGAATGGGGACGCAAGGAGATTGATGTCGCTGAAAAAGAGATGCCGGGTCTTATGGCCACCAGACGCAAATATGCGGGTCAATACCCGTTGAAGGGCGCTCGTATTGCCGGTTCCCTGCATATGACCATCCAGACTGCGGTGCTGATTGAAACCCTTGTGGAACTCGGAGCCGAGGTTCGCTGGGCAAGCTGCAATATCTTTTCAACGCAGGATCATGCTGCAGCAGCTATTGCAAAGAGCGGCGTGCCGGTTTTTGCGTGGAAAGGCGAAACCCTTGAAGAGTACTGGTGGTGCACCCGCCAGATCCTTGAGTTTGAAGGCGGAAAAGGACCGAACCTCATTGTCGACGATGGTGGTGACGCTACCCTTATGATCATCCTCGGCTACAAAATCGAGAATAACCCTGAACTGCTCGAAAAAGCTCCAGCCAATCTGGAAGAAAAAGCGCTCTATCAGCAGTTCAGAGAGGTCTTTGCAGAAGACAGCCAACGCTGGCACAAGGTTGCCGCAGAAATGAAGGGCGTTTCGGAAGAGACCACCACCGGTGTTCACCGCCTCTACCAGATGATGGAGAAAGGCGAACTGCTCTTCCCTGCCATCAACGTCAACGACTCGGTCACCAAGTCAAAATTTGACAACCTCTACGGATGCCGTGAATCACTTGCTGACGGTATCAAACGTGCAACCGACGTCATGGTTGCCGGCAAAGTAGTTGTGGTGCTTGGTTATGGCGATGTGGGCAAAGGCTCAGCACGTTCAATGCGTGCGTATGGAGCACGGGTAATTGTGACGGAAATTGATCCGATCTGTGCTCTGCAGGCAGCCATGGAAGGCTATGAGGTTTCCACCATGGACGAAGCAGTCAAGGAAGGAAATATCTTTGTCACCACAACGGGCAACAAGGATGTGATTACGCTTGAGCACATGAAGCAGATGAAGGATGAAGCCATTGTCTGCAACATCGGCCACTTCGACAACGAGATACAGGTTGAGCAGCTCTATGCCTATGCAGGAGCAACAAGGCTCAATATCAAGCCACAGGTCGACAAATATACCTTCGAGAACGGCAACTGCATCTATCTGCTTGCAGAAGGACGCCTTGTCAATCTTGGATGCGCAACCGGACACCCTTCGTTTGTGATGAGCAACTCCTTTACCAACCAGACTCTGGCACAAATTGAACTCTGGACAAAGGATTATGCTGTTGGTGTTTACCGTCTGCCGAAAGAGCTTGATGAAGAGGTGGCAAGACTGCACCTTGAACAACTCGGCGTAAAACTCACCAGACTTTCTGATGAGCAGGCTGCATACATCGGCGTTCCATTGGATGGGCCATACAAACCAGAACATTACCGCTATTAA
- a CDS encoding phosphoribosylanthranilate isomerase → MTKIKICGITRLSDALESCRAGADALGFNFSSLSPRAITPERAKEIIEKLPPFVASTGIFVDQSPEEINAICRFCKLQIAQLHSEQYSPEDARAITEAKVIKVFRPEENFAVEEVFAFAEKSGINAFLFDAYRPDMAGGTGETIRASLATRIFNALGDSCYPILAGGLNESNIGEAIRSLQPYGVDTASGVECEPGIKDPVKIKAFIQAVRKTVF, encoded by the coding sequence ATGACAAAAATAAAAATTTGTGGAATAACCCGGCTGTCGGATGCCCTTGAGAGCTGCCGGGCTGGTGCGGATGCTCTTGGCTTCAATTTCAGCAGCCTGAGCCCACGGGCAATAACTCCTGAACGAGCGAAGGAGATTATCGAGAAACTACCACCCTTTGTGGCATCGACAGGTATCTTCGTTGATCAGTCGCCTGAAGAGATTAATGCCATCTGCCGTTTCTGCAAGCTCCAGATAGCGCAATTGCACAGCGAGCAATACAGCCCGGAAGATGCACGAGCCATTACTGAGGCAAAGGTGATAAAAGTCTTTCGGCCTGAAGAAAATTTTGCAGTAGAGGAGGTTTTTGCGTTTGCAGAAAAAAGCGGGATAAACGCCTTTCTCTTCGATGCTTACCGACCCGATATGGCGGGCGGAACAGGGGAAACGATCAGAGCATCCCTTGCCACCCGTATCTTCAATGCGCTTGGAGACTCCTGTTATCCGATACTGGCCGGGGGACTGAATGAGAGCAACATCGGCGAAGCGATCCGCTCTCTTCAGCCCTATGGAGTCGATACAGCAAGCGGTGTGGAATGCGAGCCTGGCATAAAGGATCCTGTTAAAATAAAAGCATTTATCCAGGCAGTTCGCAAAACCGTTTTCTAA
- a CDS encoding cation:proton antiporter → MHEFDFLGELVLIGAFAVAIILIFQRLKIPPVIGLIFTGILLGPSGIGAVYDQKMISTLAELGVVLLLFTIGLEFSLDDLKKLKTIVLVGGVVQILVTGLAISFLAYWFMLFIGRGISLSAALFLGFTFSVSSTAICLKILTDRDELTLPHGRIALGILIFQDIAIVPLMIGINFLNPDASPSFAIVANKIGVIVLFASGIFIGFRLLMPKMVHLIASLHAREVLVIGALVICFGAAYLTSLAGLSLALGSFVAGMVIASTDESHQISVTIDPFREAFSSIFFISVGLLLDVKMINLPLFVAIALVVLLVKGLLVAGVSLFLGNSPRVSMMAGMALAQIGEFSFVLAESGLKNSVINHEVFQAMLAIIVVTMIVTPAMIAIAPKFADQMAPALGFIPLVSRYSSAPSVRPPDSTIICAGEIHAAIVGFGINGQNVAAVLHATNISYSVLEIDREMVKVMRRKGEPIYYGDCTEKKALIRAGIDHARAVVLGISDTTAVRNSIAMIRDINNKAFIIVRARTLDDVAALYKAGADVVVTEKFETSIQIFSQLLNHFTVDPELILEQQEIIRRECEKIFLRGNIPLV, encoded by the coding sequence ATGCATGAATTTGATTTTCTTGGTGAACTGGTGCTTATCGGAGCATTTGCTGTTGCCATTATTCTGATTTTCCAGCGGTTGAAAATTCCGCCGGTCATCGGGCTGATTTTTACGGGCATCCTCCTTGGTCCGTCAGGTATCGGTGCGGTTTATGATCAAAAAATGATTTCCACACTTGCTGAGCTTGGTGTTGTTCTCCTGTTGTTTACCATAGGGCTTGAATTTTCGCTCGATGATCTCAAAAAGCTGAAAACCATTGTGCTGGTTGGTGGCGTTGTTCAGATTCTTGTCACCGGTCTTGCAATCAGTTTTCTTGCTTACTGGTTTATGCTTTTCATCGGGCGTGGTATTTCCCTTTCAGCCGCACTCTTTCTCGGATTTACCTTTTCGGTCAGCAGTACGGCGATATGTCTGAAAATTCTGACTGATCGTGATGAACTGACTTTGCCACATGGTCGCATTGCCCTTGGAATTCTGATTTTTCAGGATATTGCGATTGTTCCCCTGATGATTGGTATCAATTTTTTAAATCCTGATGCTTCGCCCTCTTTTGCGATAGTGGCCAATAAAATTGGGGTCATCGTGCTTTTTGCCAGCGGGATTTTTATCGGCTTCAGGCTTCTAATGCCTAAAATGGTGCATCTTATAGCATCTCTGCATGCCAGGGAGGTCTTGGTTATCGGGGCGCTTGTTATCTGTTTCGGGGCAGCCTATCTCACCTCCCTGGCAGGTTTGTCGCTTGCACTCGGCTCATTTGTTGCGGGTATGGTGATTGCGAGTACCGATGAAAGTCATCAGATAAGCGTGACGATTGATCCTTTTCGTGAGGCGTTCAGCAGCATTTTTTTTATATCCGTTGGTCTTCTGCTTGACGTCAAGATGATTAATCTGCCTCTTTTTGTGGCAATTGCCCTTGTTGTGCTTCTTGTCAAAGGGCTTCTTGTTGCAGGGGTATCACTTTTTCTTGGCAACTCTCCGAGGGTCAGCATGATGGCTGGTATGGCACTTGCACAGATAGGGGAGTTCTCTTTTGTGCTGGCAGAGAGTGGTCTGAAGAACAGTGTTATCAACCATGAGGTATTTCAGGCCATGCTTGCCATTATTGTGGTAACGATGATTGTCACTCCAGCCATGATAGCCATTGCTCCAAAGTTTGCCGACCAGATGGCACCGGCACTTGGTTTTATTCCTCTTGTATCCAGGTACTCTTCTGCACCTTCCGTGCGCCCTCCCGATAGCACGATTATCTGCGCAGGAGAGATTCATGCCGCAATTGTCGGTTTTGGTATCAATGGCCAGAATGTTGCAGCAGTGCTTCACGCGACCAATATTTCCTATTCCGTGCTTGAAATAGACCGGGAAATGGTTAAAGTTATGAGAAGAAAGGGTGAACCGATCTATTATGGCGACTGTACGGAAAAAAAAGCGCTGATTCGCGCAGGGATTGACCATGCGCGTGCTGTTGTGCTTGGTATTTCAGATACTACAGCAGTCCGTAATAGTATTGCGATGATTCGTGACATCAATAACAAAGCCTTTATTATTGTCAGGGCAAGAACTCTCGATGATGTAGCAGCGCTCTACAAGGCTGGTGCCGATGTCGTGGTAACAGAAAAGTTTGAAACATCCATTCAGATTTTTTCACAGCTTCTCAACCACTTTACGGTTGATCCGGAACTGATTCTCGAACAGCAGGAAATTATTCGACGTGAATGTGAAAAGATTTTTCTGCGCGGGAACATTCCTCTCGTTTAA
- a CDS encoding SulP family inorganic anion transporter, which yields MFKPKLFSILPELTPDRIMKDVIAGIMVGIVALPLAIAFAIASGVSPEKGLITAVIGGFLVSFLGGSRVQIGGPTGAFIVILYGIVQQYGINGLVLATIMSGIILMIMGFAQFGSLIKFIPYPVIVGFTSGIAVIIFSSQVKDFLGLDIAIVPADFIGKWSSYARNLPTFDLASFMIGTLALLIILFWPKLSRKIPGSLIAIVTTTVIVQYFHLDVATIESRFGEIPSMIPAPTLPSFDFATIQHLIMPATTIALLGAIEALLSAVVADGMIGSRHKSNMELIAQGAANIITPLFGGIPVTGAIARTATNVKNGGRTPIAGIVHAITLLLIMLLFGKWAKLIPMPALAAILIIVAWNMSEIKVFKQLLKSPRSDVIVLLTTFSLTVVFDLTLAIEIGMLLAVILFMQRMAQLSNVGVITKELTDRDEEDDPNTIVTRKVPDGVEVFEISGPFFFGAASKFREAMHIVEKAPKIRIIRMRSVLSIDATGLNMMKELLKDCKKTETRLILSGVHAQPLFALQQYGLYDDIGEENIFGNIDDALDHAREILGLPKMGRQQNFVPSVQREMK from the coding sequence ATGTTTAAACCAAAATTATTTTCAATCCTGCCGGAACTTACCCCGGACAGGATCATGAAGGATGTCATTGCCGGTATTATGGTCGGCATTGTTGCTCTTCCACTGGCAATAGCTTTTGCCATAGCTTCCGGGGTCTCCCCTGAAAAGGGTCTTATCACAGCAGTTATCGGCGGCTTCCTTGTCTCCTTTCTTGGCGGAAGCAGAGTTCAGATAGGAGGCCCTACAGGAGCTTTTATTGTAATCCTTTACGGAATTGTTCAACAATATGGCATTAACGGGCTGGTTCTGGCAACAATCATGTCAGGCATCATCCTCATGATTATGGGCTTTGCCCAGTTCGGCTCGCTGATCAAGTTTATCCCCTATCCGGTTATTGTGGGCTTTACCAGCGGTATTGCGGTTATTATTTTTTCCAGCCAGGTCAAGGATTTTCTCGGTCTTGACATCGCTATCGTTCCGGCTGATTTTATCGGCAAATGGTCCTCCTACGCTCGTAACCTGCCGACATTCGACCTTGCAAGTTTCATGATCGGCACACTTGCCCTGCTGATTATCCTGTTCTGGCCGAAGCTATCACGGAAAATTCCCGGTTCACTCATCGCAATTGTCACCACAACCGTGATTGTACAATACTTTCACCTTGATGTGGCCACAATTGAATCCCGTTTTGGAGAGATCCCCTCGATGATTCCAGCGCCGACACTCCCCTCATTTGATTTTGCGACCATTCAGCACCTCATCATGCCGGCAACCACCATTGCCCTGCTTGGCGCCATCGAAGCGCTGCTTTCGGCTGTTGTGGCTGATGGCATGATCGGCAGCCGTCACAAGTCGAATATGGAGTTAATCGCACAAGGAGCTGCAAATATCATCACTCCCCTTTTCGGCGGCATACCGGTTACCGGAGCAATTGCGCGAACAGCAACCAATGTTAAAAATGGCGGAAGAACCCCTATCGCCGGTATCGTTCACGCGATTACACTGCTTTTGATCATGCTGCTTTTCGGCAAGTGGGCGAAACTCATTCCAATGCCTGCGCTGGCAGCAATCCTTATTATTGTAGCCTGGAACATGAGCGAAATCAAGGTATTCAAGCAGCTCCTCAAAAGCCCGCGAAGCGATGTTATCGTCCTGCTGACCACCTTCAGTCTGACCGTTGTTTTTGACCTGACGCTCGCCATTGAAATCGGGATGCTGCTTGCCGTTATTCTCTTCATGCAACGCATGGCACAGCTCTCCAACGTTGGAGTTATTACAAAGGAACTGACAGACCGCGATGAAGAGGACGATCCAAACACCATCGTGACAAGGAAAGTCCCTGATGGTGTTGAGGTTTTTGAAATCAGCGGCCCATTTTTCTTTGGTGCGGCCAGCAAGTTCAGAGAGGCAATGCACATTGTTGAAAAGGCGCCCAAAATCCGGATCATCAGAATGCGCAGCGTTCTTTCTATTGATGCCACAGGACTGAATATGATGAAAGAGCTCCTCAAGGATTGCAAAAAAACCGAAACGAGACTGATCCTCTCAGGAGTTCACGCCCAACCGTTATTCGCCCTGCAGCAATACGGACTCTACGATGACATCGGAGAAGAGAACATTTTCGGCAATATTGACGATGCGCTCGACCATGCAAGAGAGATTCTTGGCCTGCCAAAAATGGGACGGCAGCAAAATTTCGTACCATCCGTACAGCGGGAAATGAAATAA
- a CDS encoding UPF0149 family protein yields MNPSDSLWQPLSDEELGRLETFLASDATPDDCLFSLEMLDGYMTALVVGPEVVQPEVWIPFIWDQENDNEPSFSSEAEAIEIEELLVRHMNSIDRQFDEDPDEFFPVFEQFGYADEEEKRVAVENWSLGFTVGMELAHASWTSFMEDEETSQFVLPIFLLAKITDDFEELTEEEMDNMALLMPEFIIKIYEYLHQA; encoded by the coding sequence ATGAACCCATCTGATTCGCTGTGGCAACCGCTCTCCGATGAAGAGCTCGGAAGACTTGAGACTTTTCTTGCCTCTGACGCAACACCCGATGATTGTCTTTTTTCCCTTGAAATGCTTGATGGTTATATGACCGCCCTGGTTGTAGGGCCGGAGGTTGTTCAGCCGGAGGTATGGATTCCCTTTATCTGGGATCAGGAAAATGATAATGAGCCCTCTTTTTCTTCAGAAGCTGAAGCGATTGAGATAGAGGAGCTCCTTGTTCGTCATATGAACTCAATTGACCGGCAGTTTGATGAGGATCCCGATGAATTTTTTCCGGTCTTTGAGCAATTCGGTTATGCCGATGAGGAGGAGAAGAGAGTGGCTGTTGAAAACTGGTCGCTTGGATTTACCGTGGGTATGGAGTTGGCACATGCCTCATGGACATCTTTCATGGAAGATGAAGAGACGTCCCAGTTTGTGTTGCCAATCTTCCTTCTCGCTAAAATAACTGATGATTTTGAGGAGTTGACAGAAGAAGAGATGGACAACATGGCACTTCTGATGCCTGAATTTATTATCAAAATATACGAATACCTGCACCAGGCCTGA
- a CDS encoding thioredoxin domain-containing protein, protein MATILFYEKPGCRNNNRQKAMLELSGHTLETVNLLEYAWSKEELAAYLGDKPVADCFNPAAPMIKSGELNPQSFTREEAIAMMIQQPLLIKRPLMKIGGHHLQGFDTTILKKLIHLTPPHDEEEMTTSINMSDMNSCPHDKNFSCTTQKH, encoded by the coding sequence ATGGCAACCATACTTTTTTACGAAAAACCAGGGTGCAGGAACAATAATCGACAAAAGGCAATGCTTGAACTTTCGGGCCATACTCTTGAAACCGTCAATCTGCTTGAATATGCCTGGTCGAAAGAGGAGCTTGCAGCCTATCTCGGGGATAAACCGGTAGCCGACTGCTTTAATCCGGCAGCACCAATGATAAAGTCAGGCGAACTCAACCCTCAAAGCTTTACAAGAGAAGAGGCGATCGCAATGATGATTCAGCAGCCTCTCTTAATCAAACGTCCGCTCATGAAAATTGGCGGCCATCACCTTCAGGGATTCGATACAACGATACTGAAGAAACTGATCCATCTCACTCCTCCTCATGATGAAGAGGAAATGACAACATCAATCAACATGAGTGACATGAATTCATGTCCTCATGACAAAAACTTTTCATGTACAACACAAAAGCATTGA
- a CDS encoding RNA recognition motif domain-containing protein — MNIYIGNLAYTVTEDDLRDAFSEFGQVESASIINDKFSGRSKGFGFVDMPNESEAREAIESMNEKDLNGRTIKVNEAKPREERPARRDRY, encoded by the coding sequence ATGAATATTTACATTGGCAATTTGGCTTACACTGTTACTGAAGATGATCTGCGTGATGCCTTCTCCGAATTCGGACAGGTCGAGAGCGCAAGTATCATAAACGACAAATTTTCAGGCCGTTCCAAGGGGTTCGGATTTGTCGACATGCCTAACGAAAGTGAAGCTCGTGAAGCCATCGAATCAATGAATGAGAAAGATTTGAACGGCCGCACCATAAAGGTGAACGAAGCAAAGCCCCGTGAAGAACGGCCAGCAAGAAGAGATCGCTACTAA
- a CDS encoding PPC domain-containing DNA-binding protein has protein sequence MKYTEAKQGRVFVIRLEDGEIVHERIEQFVKDHGIERATLFAVGGADKGTLLVVGPGESRSNPVKPMIHELDDAHEITGSGTLFPDDHGNPILHMHMACGREENTVTGCIRNGVKVWQVMEIILTELLECTARRLYDPNTGFKLLAP, from the coding sequence ATGAAATATACAGAAGCAAAGCAGGGAAGAGTTTTTGTCATCAGGCTCGAAGACGGAGAGATCGTCCATGAGAGAATAGAGCAGTTCGTAAAGGATCATGGCATTGAGCGTGCAACCCTTTTTGCGGTCGGAGGAGCTGACAAGGGCACTCTCCTTGTGGTCGGACCCGGAGAAAGCCGCTCAAATCCCGTAAAACCCATGATTCATGAACTTGACGACGCTCATGAAATCACGGGCAGCGGAACTCTTTTTCCTGATGATCATGGTAACCCGATTCTCCATATGCATATGGCATGTGGCAGGGAGGAAAACACCGTTACGGGCTGTATTCGTAACGGTGTAAAGGTATGGCAGGTGATGGAAATTATCCTGACAGAACTGCTTGAATGCACGGCAAGGCGTCTGTATGATCCCAACACCGGCTTCAAGCTGCTTGCCCCCTGA
- the metK gene encoding methionine adenosyltransferase has product MSQTRYFFTSESVSEGHPDKVADQISDAVLDDFLRQDSSSRVACETFVTTGQVIVGGEVTTKGIVDIQTIARKVVTEIGYTKSEYMFEANSCGVLSALHSQSPDINRGVDRKEEIADEFDRVGAGDQGMMFGYACTETPVLMPAAIQFAQHLMKKLAEIRKEGKIMTYLRPDAKSQVTLEYENEVVKRVDAVVVSTQHDPEPEGVSEAAWQEVIKNDIIENVIKVVIPADLIDENTKFHINPTGRFVIGGPHGDTGLTGRKIIVDTYGGAAPHGGGAFSGKDPSKVDRSAAYAARHVAKNIVAAGLADKCTVQVSYAIGVARPVSIYINTHDTAKHGLNDAQIQEKAELIFDLRPAAIIKRFSLNKPEGWCYQQTAAYGHFGRDIFPWEKTEKVGELKSALNLA; this is encoded by the coding sequence GATGATTTTCTCCGCCAGGACTCCAGTTCACGCGTTGCCTGTGAAACCTTTGTCACAACCGGTCAGGTTATTGTCGGCGGTGAAGTTACAACGAAAGGAATTGTTGATATCCAGACCATAGCACGCAAGGTTGTCACCGAAATCGGCTACACCAAGAGTGAGTACATGTTTGAGGCAAACTCCTGCGGTGTGCTTTCAGCGCTCCACAGCCAGTCACCTGATATCAATCGCGGCGTTGACCGCAAGGAAGAGATTGCTGACGAGTTTGACCGTGTTGGCGCAGGCGATCAGGGCATGATGTTCGGCTATGCATGCACTGAAACTCCGGTACTGATGCCGGCAGCTATCCAGTTTGCCCAGCATTTGATGAAAAAACTTGCCGAAATCCGCAAGGAGGGCAAAATCATGACCTACCTTCGTCCTGATGCAAAAAGCCAGGTCACCCTTGAATATGAGAATGAAGTTGTCAAACGTGTTGATGCTGTCGTTGTTTCAACCCAGCACGATCCGGAACCTGAAGGCGTCAGCGAAGCAGCCTGGCAGGAAGTGATCAAAAATGACATTATCGAAAATGTTATTAAGGTGGTCATCCCTGCTGACCTGATTGATGAAAACACCAAGTTTCACATCAACCCGACCGGACGCTTTGTCATCGGTGGACCACACGGCGATACCGGCCTGACCGGACGCAAGATCATTGTTGATACCTATGGTGGCGCTGCTCCCCACGGCGGTGGTGCATTCAGCGGTAAAGATCCTTCCAAGGTTGACCGCAGTGCAGCCTATGCAGCCCGTCACGTTGCAAAGAACATTGTCGCTGCTGGCCTTGCCGACAAATGCACCGTTCAGGTCTCCTATGCCATCGGTGTTGCCCGTCCGGTATCGATCTATATCAATACCCACGACACGGCAAAACACGGACTCAACGATGCCCAGATCCAGGAAAAAGCCGAACTGATCTTCGATCTTCGTCCTGCAGCCATCATCAAACGATTCAGCCTCAACAAACCAGAGGGTTGGTGCTATCAGCAGACCGCAGCTTATGGCCATTTCGGTCGTGATATCTTCCCTTGGGAAAAGACAGAAAAAGTTGGTGAACTGAAATCAGCCCTCAACCTGGCCTGA
- a CDS encoding alpha/beta fold hydrolase — MAYPASSPTQKFVRYRKELLDLQASQDNAAAKRATYELSLMEQSFFIELNGIVHHYHDSGPRDAAQTVVLIHGWDCWWMWWHHVIHYLNKRGIRTIAYDMRGHGWSDNDPNNHYHIDFFAHDLDELATKLALDKFHIAAFSFGPFVALDYVRVHPERVVSMTFFNFGYLPNSAFIQAFATNTITFVFNNLLRKLTWWLPAYMFARFVLAKNTILLHDILIGFKSLGLCAPEAIDQTTRHITSFKTTDSVPEMVKSVSMPILFVAGEGDTIMTCENTKKLVELTHKGTYVEVPECGHLITVELPETASALILGQVIATTAS; from the coding sequence ATGGCATATCCAGCGTCATCCCCCACACAAAAATTTGTCCGTTACCGCAAGGAGCTTCTTGATCTTCAGGCATCTCAGGACAATGCTGCGGCAAAACGTGCAACCTACGAGCTTTCCTTAATGGAGCAGAGCTTTTTTATTGAGCTGAACGGCATTGTTCATCATTATCATGATTCAGGTCCCAGGGATGCGGCACAAACGGTCGTGCTGATTCATGGATGGGATTGCTGGTGGATGTGGTGGCATCATGTGATCCACTATCTCAACAAAAGGGGAATACGCACCATAGCCTATGATATGCGTGGACATGGATGGTCAGACAATGACCCGAATAACCACTATCATATCGATTTTTTTGCTCATGATCTGGATGAACTGGCGACCAAACTTGCACTTGATAAATTTCATATAGCGGCATTTTCTTTTGGCCCTTTCGTCGCCCTCGATTATGTCCGTGTTCATCCCGAACGAGTGGTGTCGATGACTTTTTTCAATTTCGGGTACCTGCCGAACAGTGCCTTTATTCAGGCATTTGCGACCAATACGATTACGTTTGTTTTCAATAATCTTTTGCGCAAACTGACCTGGTGGCTTCCAGCCTATATGTTTGCTCGCTTTGTTCTTGCGAAGAACACGATTTTACTGCACGATATTCTTATTGGATTTAAAAGTCTCGGTTTGTGTGCACCGGAAGCTATCGATCAGACAACCCGTCATATAACCTCATTTAAAACGACAGACTCCGTGCCAGAGATGGTCAAGTCTGTTAGTATGCCTATTCTGTTTGTGGCAGGTGAGGGCGATACGATCATGACCTGTGAAAATACAAAGAAACTGGTGGAGCTTACCCACAAAGGTACCTATGTTGAAGTGCCTGAATGTGGTCATCTGATTACCGTTGAATTGCCGGAAACAGCATCTGCGCTTATTTTGGGACAGGTAATCGCAACCACGGCCTCTTAG
- a CDS encoding DUF6804 family protein: MPVPVIYITALLLFLAVLPLPLEFYSLLRVVAAGTFAWGAYRNFGKRVLLLPLAYTLFAILFNPVMEINLAKEIWIPIDLVAGLFLLLTKNHIAE, from the coding sequence ATGCCGGTACCCGTCATCTACATTACAGCCCTGCTTCTCTTCCTCGCGGTTCTTCCCCTTCCGCTGGAATTCTATTCGCTGCTGAGAGTTGTTGCCGCAGGAACCTTTGCCTGGGGTGCCTATAGGAACTTCGGAAAAAGAGTGCTGTTACTGCCCCTTGCATACACCCTTTTCGCTATTCTCTTCAATCCCGTCATGGAAATCAACCTTGCAAAAGAGATATGGATTCCCATTGACCTTGTGGCTGGCCTGTTCCTGCTCTTGACAAAGAACCATATTGCGGAATAA